One Solanum lycopersicum chromosome 2, SLM_r2.1 genomic region harbors:
- the LOC101259010 gene encoding probable N-acetyltransferase HLS1: MVENGDLVVSIVVREFDAKNDSKEVEEVERRCEVGPGGKLSLYTDLLGDPICRVRNSPAYLMLVAEIVVHNGQNEEKSIVGMIRGCIKTVTCGTKLSRSGVKNSSDSAKPLPIFTKLAYILGLRVSPAHRRMGIALKLVCGMEEWFRGNGAEYSYIATENDNQASINLFNHKCGYSKFRTPSILVQPVFAHRVRVSSRVTILKLHPTDAETLYRRRYSTTEFFPRDIDSVLNNPLNLGTFLAVPKGLYSAETWPGVEDFLVHPPESWALLSVWNCKDVFNLEVRGASRMTKFLAKTTRLVDRAFPWLKLPSVPEVFKPFGLHFLYGLGGEGPLSVKFMKSLCDFAHNLAKESECSVVATEVASGEPLRLAIPHWKKLSCAEDLWCMKRLGEEYSDGSVGDWTKSQPGLSIFVDPREV; this comes from the exons ATGGTGGAGAATGGTGATTTGGTTGTGTCGATTGTTGTGAGAGAATTTGATGCGAAAAATGATAGCAAAGAAGTGGAAGAAGTAGAGAGAAGATGCGAAGTTGGTCCCGGTGGTAAACTCTCTCTTTACACCGATCTTTTGGGTGACCCAATTTGCAGAGTTCGCAATTCTCCTGCTTATCTCATGCTG GTTGCAGAAATAGTGGTGCACAATGGACAAAACgaagaaaaatcaattgtaGGGATGATAAGGGGTTGCATCAAGACCGTTACGTGTGGGACGAAACTCTCGAGGAGTGGTGTCAAAAACAGCTCTGATTCAGCTAAGCCGCTTCCTATCTTCACCAAACTCGCCTATATTTTAGGCCTTCGTGTTTCTCCTGCTCACCG gAGAATGGGAATTGCGCTAAAACTGGTGTGCGGAATGGAGGAATGGTTCAGAGGTAATGGAGCTGAATATTCGTACATAGCTACTGAAAACGACAATCAAGCTTCCATTAATCTCTTCAACCACAAATGCGGTTACTCCAAGTTCCGTACCCCCTCCATTTTGGTCCAACCCGTTTTCGCTCATCGGGTCCGGGTATCTAGTCGGGTCACTATCCTCAAGCTCCATCCAACGGATGCGGAAACCCTATACCGCCGCCGATACTCCACCACTGAGTTCTTCCCCCGCGACATTGATTCCGTTCTCAACAACCCTCTCAATCTCGGTACCTTCCTCGCGGTTCCAAAAGGCCTTTACTCTGCCGAAACTTGGCCTGGTGTAGAAGATTTCTTGGTTCATCCGCCCGAGTCATGGGCGTTGCTCAGTGTGTGGAACTGTAAGGACGTGTTCAATTTAGAGGTTCGCGGCGCATCGAGAATGACGAAATTCCTTGCTAAAACCACTCGTTTAGTGGACCGGGCTTTTCCATGGCTGAAATTGCCGTCGGTGCCGGAGGTATTCAAGCCATTTGGGCTTCACTTTTTGTATGGGCTTGGTGGTGAAGGCCCATTATCTGTTAAATTCATGAAATCCCTGTGTGATTTTGCTCATAATTTAGCAAAAGAATCAGAGTGCAGCGTGGTCGCAACGGAGGTAGCGAGCGGTGAGCCGTTAAGGTTAGCAATCCCGCACTGGAAGAAACTATCATGCGCTGAGGACCTATGGTGCATGAAACGACTTGGGGAAGAATACAGTGACGGGTCTGTAGGTGACTGGACAAAATCACAACCTGGTCTTTCTATATTTGTTGATCCTAGAGAAGTCTAA